GCCAGGAAGTCTGGTGGTCGTGTTTTAGAAACACGCTGACCACTCAAGGGGTTATAAAATAAACTAGTTTGAACAGTCAGGTCGTGAATGTGTTTTCTTCTAAGTGTAATGGAGCTAAGGGTCAAACATAAATAAGGGGACTTTAAAGATGAACACAAGGAATAAGAACGAGGCGTGTCTTCGGGAAAAAAATAATTCGTACTCCTTTAAATTGTAAAACGTCTGCATTTGGTTGCACGTATATTTTACGCACAAGATCGTTTACAGGAAGATGTTTATGTACTAAGAATAATGCTTGAGCATATCATgaagtattaaattaaaatcttgCTATTGTTTCCATTGTCAATGTTAGTGACTTGATCATTGTTAGAAGGGGGTCCGTGATAAAAGCACGCGAACGATGCCTCTCATGATGCACGCAAGAGCAAAGTACAGTAACTGAATTAAATGTTTCGTGGTTTGTAATGTACATCATTACTCATTCTAGTAGTTATATTGTCATGTTGTTTAAAGCCTGTAGCCTATTAACTctattctgtgaaacacaaaatgagttattttgagaaatgtctcagtggttttgtgtccatccacAAAGTAGGCATGGGGTGCAACGTTGTTTGGTTtacaatgttcttcaaaataatccttgtgttcttgagtaaattatgtttttttatttggggTAAACTATAAGTGGGCTGAAGACCAATTTGTAAAGGGTAAGTGAAAATTGTGATATTCTTTGCAGGAGGgagttgtttacattatgaGCAAAATACCACCTAACAGACGAGGAATTACATTTGAGGTGGGCGCTGCTCTTGAAGCACGGGACAGTCTTAAGAACTGGCAAGTCCCCTTTTAAACTCTCCTTTTGgccatttacacattttctctgtttttaagTTATCATTGTATTTTTGCTCATAGGTATGCTGCCAACATTGAAAAGATTGACTATGATGATGAGAAAGTTTTAATTCATTATCGTCAGTGGGGTCATCGCCATGATGAGTGGTTTGACTGGACCAGTCCTTATCTGAGAGCCATGGAAAGAGAAAGAGTTCAACTGAGAAGAGAGGGTCTTCAGGAGGACAACTTTATTCCTGTGAGTCACAAGCTCAAAAATCCCAGTATATCAAAGCTAATGTAGGATAGATTTACATATAAACTACATATAAATAGGGATGCTGCATTgattgtagtgttttttttttttcaatcaatcagtaaatactgtatgtggatAACAGATGGGAAAATTCTTATTGTATAAGCCATGTGACCATACATCTGTTCTAATTTGCGataaatagcctacatttagACAAATGAAGTGTGTTTGatcatattttaatgtattttaaaagcaaaacaacTACTTAAGGACACTGTTTGTTATGCGCTTTTGATGGTCAATACACGTAAGTGTGTGTTCAGTAAGTTGTAGACTGCTAgttaatacattttgtttttacttttgttcCAGGGGTTTCATGTGAATGAAAAAGTTCTTGCCAGTTGGTCTGATTGTCGATTTTATCCTGCAAAAGTCTTGGCTGTCAATaaagatggtaaactttgatacATTCTTTAAATGAATTGTTCTTCAAATATAAATGCTAATATGGttcattataaacaaaaatttCCCACAGCATCCTACACCGTAAAGTTCTATGATGGTGTCATCCAGACAGTCAAAGGAATACATGTCAAACCGTTCATCAGAGAggttcattttgcattttttatttcaattccgTTCACGTTGTGTCACGGTTTCTCCTCTCATTCCCCCCCTCTATTCTCTCCAAAATAGAGAAGAAAGAAATTAGCCAACAGAAACGCAGAGAAACTTCAGGTgaaaaaacctgaaaatgtcaatAAAATGCAGGAGAATGGTGCCGACGTTGCTAAAGAAGAACAGGGTGACCTTGTTCCTGAGGAAGAGGAGAATGAAATCTCAGATTGGGATGGAAATGAAGATGACCAGAAGAAAAGCAGAATTCAAGGCAGGAACACTGGCCGTAAGAATGAGGAACATGTGATGGAAAATATGAGTATGAAGGAAGAAAATGAAGACGGAGAGAGAGTCCTGGAGCAAATAGGGCAACACAATTACAGTAAGTCATTTCTAAGGAAGGATTCAGGGCATGAGCGGCGAGATGAGAAGACTGTGGTGAAGATAGAGGACAACGCTATGGTGTTGGactcatgcattcattttaatgAGAGGATGTTAAAAGGAAACAGGATTGAGGAAGCAGAAGTCCAGGCAGAACAAAAGGAAAAGGAAATCGAAGGTTTTCCTCATGACAAAAAGTCACAGAGGCACCGGTTTCGAGGTACATACAAAGTTAaactcattttatttaaagtattgtgttttttttcaatgtCAAAATTAAACCTTTTTATTGAACATTactattaattaaaaaaaatgtactaaGTGTCATAATACCTGAAAAAGGAAAATGTTATCTTTCATAGGCAAAAGGAGAATTTCAATGGCACGAAGAAAAAAATCCAAGACAGATGCAGGTTTGGCTTTTCTGTTGTTAATAAGGAAAGGTACATACTGGTGCCAGTGTGGTAGATGGTACATTTTGTTATTGTTCCTATCTTTCCTCCAGTTAAAAGTTTTCATAATGGTTGCGAGTCCACCCCTGAATTAACCAATCAGAGAGTTCCAGGAAATGGACAGGAGTCTGAACCCTCACTTCTGACACAACCGTCCAATGACACATCAGACACTCCCAAACCTACAGGTAAAATTCCACCGACGATCTGTAAATCAGATATATACTCAATTAACTCTTATTCAAGTCTTGGTATGTTGTGTTAAATACTGCCTATGTTTTTTAATCATAGTTAGAAAACAAGCTGTTCACAACCCAACTCGCTTCAGCAGAGAGCCATGTGAGTAATAACTAATATATATCAAACTTAGAATCACTGATTTGAATCAATGataatgtatattaatattagaaatattaaatactGAAGGTTTACATCTGTTTTAGTGTACAGAGTTGTTAGAAACCAGCCACCGCCAGTACTCTCTATCAACCTGGACCATAATCCATATAAATGCAGTGCTCCTGGCTGTGCGAAGTCCTTCCGCAAAGCAAAACTTCTGCATTATCATATGAAGTACTACCATGGAGATATTCGTGCAGTAGATGATGATCTCGCTGTGAATACAGGCAACCAGCCTGATGTTTTTAGCCAACAGACAGCATTCAATAATCAGAATGGTTCCAAGAAAAGGTGCATTGCATTGTCTACAGTGCCAGTGAACAAAAGGACTGATGCACAGATGATAGTGAAGAGACGCTCTACAGCTCCCCCTGCTTTCAGTGCACAAAATTACCAGCAGTGGTCTTCACTGAAGAAGACGACAAGAGAGAAACTGGATAACAACACACAGAGATGCTTCAACAAGGAAAGAGAGAGGAGATATGTGGAAATAGGTATGGCTAAGCCATAAAAGCCATagtatgttttatcattaactttacaaatgtgcatttaCCAAATATAATATTGTTACGTTCTCATCCGTCTAACATAAC
This portion of the Triplophysa rosa linkage group LG20, Trosa_1v2, whole genome shotgun sequence genome encodes:
- the phf20a gene encoding PHD finger protein 20 isoform X1 — encoded protein: MSKIPPNRRGITFEVGAALEARDSLKNWYAANIEKIDYDDEKVLIHYRQWGHRHDEWFDWTSPYLRAMERERVQLRREGLQEDNFIPGFHVNEKVLASWSDCRFYPAKVLAVNKDASYTVKFYDGVIQTVKGIHVKPFIRERRKKLANRNAEKLQVKKPENVNKMQENGADVAKEEQGDLVPEEEENEISDWDGNEDDQKKSRIQGRNTGRKNEEHVMENMSMKEENEDGERVLEQIGQHNYSKSFLRKDSGHERRDEKTVVKIEDNAMVLDSCIHFNERMLKGNRIEEAEVQAEQKEKEIEGFPHDKKSQRHRFRGKRRISMARRKKSKTDAVKSFHNGCESTPELTNQRVPGNGQESEPSLLTQPSNDTSDTPKPTVRKQAVHNPTRFSREPLYRVVRNQPPPVLSINLDHNPYKCSAPGCAKSFRKAKLLHYHMKYYHGDIRAVDDDLAVNTGNQPDVFSQQTAFNNQNGSKKRCIALSTVPVNKRTDAQMIVKRRSTAPPAFSAQNYQQWSSLKKTTREKLDNNTQRCFNKERERRYVEIGVKECDRLKGKRSRDFLHFKLTKNKKIRMTTSDEESLSDWSSDSCGWSDDDMGTDLGIMPSPLSCSSIASTTGSRENVRCVCDVEEENDFMLQCEVCLYWQHGTCMGFLEDKVPERYTCFICRGQIRGQRSSYQYWYGLSFLENYSQQNSKKIAATHQLLGDIQHVVEVLNGLQLKINVLQSQTHPDLKLWQKPWKLAGRSRMKSAALSDSKTLSSASSETSLHKELLSSSFTDYISSDHCYQKPIALHRVLEPRLELKTWEVEDRLYNANSMIKKEQHSFQPALSTSSNKLSNHNKEVGKEYEVGADGGGVMGGAQQHQCKINLLEHIEAVQEEVTDRMDFIERELDVLENWLDCTGELEPPEPLDRLPELKQSVKQLLNKLGKVQQIALVCAT
- the phf20a gene encoding PHD finger protein 20 isoform X2 codes for the protein MERERVQLRREGLQEDNFIPGFHVNEKVLASWSDCRFYPAKVLAVNKDASYTVKFYDGVIQTVKGIHVKPFIRERRKKLANRNAEKLQVKKPENVNKMQENGADVAKEEQGDLVPEEEENEISDWDGNEDDQKKSRIQGRNTGRKNEEHVMENMSMKEENEDGERVLEQIGQHNYSKSFLRKDSGHERRDEKTVVKIEDNAMVLDSCIHFNERMLKGNRIEEAEVQAEQKEKEIEGFPHDKKSQRHRFRGKRRISMARRKKSKTDAVKSFHNGCESTPELTNQRVPGNGQESEPSLLTQPSNDTSDTPKPTVRKQAVHNPTRFSREPLYRVVRNQPPPVLSINLDHNPYKCSAPGCAKSFRKAKLLHYHMKYYHGDIRAVDDDLAVNTGNQPDVFSQQTAFNNQNGSKKRCIALSTVPVNKRTDAQMIVKRRSTAPPAFSAQNYQQWSSLKKTTREKLDNNTQRCFNKERERRYVEIGVKECDRLKGKRSRDFLHFKLTKNKKIRMTTSDEESLSDWSSDSCGWSDDDMGTDLGIMPSPLSCSSIASTTGSRENVRCVCDVEEENDFMLQCEVCLYWQHGTCMGFLEDKVPERYTCFICRGQIRGQRSSYQYWYGLSFLENYSQQNSKKIAATHQLLGDIQHVVEVLNGLQLKINVLQSQTHPDLKLWQKPWKLAGRSRMKSAALSDSKTLSSASSETSLHKELLSSSFTDYISSDHCYQKPIALHRVLEPRLELKTWEVEDRLYNANSMIKKEQHSFQPALSTSSNKLSNHNKEVGKEYEVGADGGGVMGGAQQHQCKINLLEHIEAVQEEVTDRMDFIERELDVLENWLDCTGELEPPEPLDRLPELKQSVKQLLNKLGKVQQIALVCAT